Proteins encoded together in one Rhizobacter sp. J219 window:
- a CDS encoding acyltransferase has protein sequence MMKVLRRLLRYLALEHGHLGALWLRFGKPTNHEHARYLGRWGGLYSVGVNTTITKGAVFTDPSYVRIGNNCGISEATFIGHDGSIRVLNNAYGVRLDAVGKIDVRDNSFIGYGAIIMPGVTIGPNSVVGAGAVVTKDVPPNTVVGASSTRTLMSTEELVQRKLEKARSYPWYPLIEQRVGDFDPALEPELLRQRLASFYGPGAVATAR, from the coding sequence ATGATGAAAGTACTTCGACGCCTGTTGCGCTACCTCGCCCTCGAGCACGGGCACCTGGGTGCCTTGTGGCTGCGCTTCGGCAAACCGACCAACCATGAGCACGCGCGCTACCTCGGGCGCTGGGGCGGCCTGTACTCGGTGGGCGTGAACACCACCATCACCAAGGGTGCCGTGTTCACCGATCCGTCGTACGTGCGCATCGGCAACAACTGCGGCATCTCCGAGGCCACGTTCATCGGGCACGACGGCTCGATCCGCGTGCTGAACAACGCCTACGGCGTGCGCCTCGATGCCGTCGGCAAGATCGACGTGCGCGACAACTCGTTCATCGGCTACGGCGCGATCATCATGCCCGGCGTCACGATCGGGCCGAACTCGGTGGTGGGCGCCGGCGCGGTGGTCACCAAGGACGTGCCGCCCAACACCGTGGTGGGCGCGAGCTCGACCCGCACGCTCATGAGCACCGAAGAGCTGGTGCAGCGCAAGCTCGAGAAGGCCCGCAGCTACCCGTGGTACCCGCTGATCGAGCAGCGCGTGGGCGACTTTGACCCGGCGCTCGAACCCGAGCTGCTGCGCCAGCGCCTCGCCAGCTTCTACGGGCCCGGCGCGGTCGCCACCGCCCGCTGA
- a CDS encoding C4-dicarboxylate transporter DctA: MSRFLRSLFGQVVLALVLGVVLGLLWPDFAAKLKPLGDGFIKLIKMIIPVLVFCVVVHGIAGAGDLRRVGRVGVKALVYFEVITTIALVLGLVLAFVFQPGAGMNIDPKALDAKAMGAYAENANKLTGGGTVEFLLKLIPTTVVNAFATGDVLQVLLFAVLFGCALAMLGERAQAVSGLVDELGQVLFKIMGLIIRLAPLGVLGAIAFTVGKYGLGSLKQLGLLVVLFYAAVLVFVFGVLGLVMRFTGLSLLKLLAYLREELTVVFATTSSDSVLPQVMAKLRNLGIRDSTVGLVIPTGYSFNLDAFSIYITLAAVFIAQATNTPISTTDLLAILAVSLVTSKGAHGVPGSAIVVLAATLQAIPAIPAIGLVLVLSVDWFMGIARALGNLIGNCVATVAVAAWEGDIDMARARAVLGGEPQPPLETEPPATARA, translated from the coding sequence ATGTCCAGATTCCTCCGGTCCCTGTTCGGCCAGGTCGTCCTGGCGTTGGTCCTGGGTGTCGTGCTGGGGCTCCTGTGGCCCGACTTCGCCGCCAAGCTCAAGCCGCTCGGCGATGGCTTCATCAAGCTCATCAAGATGATCATTCCGGTGCTCGTCTTCTGCGTCGTGGTGCACGGCATCGCCGGCGCGGGCGACCTGAGGCGGGTGGGGCGGGTGGGCGTCAAGGCGCTGGTCTATTTCGAGGTCATCACGACCATCGCGCTGGTGTTGGGTCTGGTGCTGGCCTTCGTCTTCCAGCCGGGTGCCGGCATGAACATCGACCCGAAGGCGCTCGATGCCAAGGCGATGGGGGCCTACGCCGAAAACGCGAACAAGCTCACCGGCGGTGGCACGGTGGAATTCCTGCTCAAGCTCATCCCGACGACGGTCGTCAATGCCTTTGCCACCGGCGACGTGCTGCAGGTGCTGCTGTTCGCGGTGCTGTTCGGTTGCGCGCTGGCGATGCTCGGCGAGCGCGCGCAGGCGGTGAGCGGTCTCGTCGACGAGCTGGGCCAGGTGCTCTTCAAGATCATGGGGCTCATCATCCGGTTGGCGCCGCTCGGGGTGCTGGGGGCGATCGCCTTCACCGTGGGCAAGTACGGCCTCGGTTCGCTCAAGCAGTTGGGGCTGCTGGTGGTGCTCTTCTATGCCGCGGTGCTGGTGTTCGTCTTCGGGGTGCTCGGGCTCGTGATGCGCTTCACCGGGCTGAGCCTGCTGAAGCTGCTCGCCTACTTGCGCGAGGAACTCACCGTGGTGTTCGCCACCACCTCGTCCGACAGCGTGCTGCCGCAGGTGATGGCCAAGCTGCGCAACCTGGGCATCCGCGACTCGACGGTCGGGCTCGTGATCCCCACCGGCTATTCGTTCAACCTCGATGCCTTCTCGATCTACATCACCCTGGCGGCGGTGTTCATCGCACAGGCGACCAACACGCCGATCTCGACGACCGACCTGCTGGCGATTCTTGCGGTCTCGCTCGTCACGTCGAAAGGGGCGCACGGCGTGCCGGGCTCGGCGATCGTGGTGCTGGCTGCCACGCTGCAGGCGATTCCGGCCATCCCCGCCATCGGCCTCGTGCTGGTGTTGTCGGTCGACTGGTTCATGGGCATCGCACGCGCTCTGGGCAACCTCATCGGCAACTGCGTGGCCACCGTCGCGGTGGCGGCGTGGGAGGGCGACATCGACATGGCCCGCGCCCGCGCCGTGCTGGGCGGCGAGCCGCAACCACCGCTGGAAACCGAGCCGCCCGCTACAGCGCGGGCGTGA
- a CDS encoding GGDEF domain-containing protein gives MREKLLRIVWVDRPEAPAFDLPDASAWGPFTASAVQDLGAQPSRDAIAGADAALVCLPSGAQAAPIPWAALSAVCADAAVLVLTDTMDGATQQRLLNTGVQDVVLQADAVSLAQRVRLAAQRKQVEVEARKAYATDLGTGLPNRQQLIEHMSQLLALREREPKPVSVLAFRIEGLQGVESGHGVESANVVRRKIAVRLRAGVRASDVVASLGGDVFAVLLPSTESATDAEYVVQKLLRSLRDPFKIAGSEVPITAHVGVAQYPDDGKQPEPLLRHASTGALLGAYGMQDSANDGPVT, from the coding sequence ATGAGAGAAAAGCTGCTTCGTATCGTGTGGGTGGACCGACCCGAGGCGCCGGCGTTCGACCTGCCCGACGCCAGTGCATGGGGGCCGTTCACGGCCAGCGCTGTGCAAGACCTCGGCGCCCAGCCCTCCCGTGACGCGATCGCGGGTGCGGACGCGGCCCTCGTGTGTCTGCCGTCCGGTGCCCAGGCCGCGCCCATCCCGTGGGCCGCGCTGTCGGCGGTGTGCGCAGACGCTGCCGTGCTGGTGTTGACCGACACCATGGACGGCGCCACTCAGCAACGATTGCTCAACACCGGCGTGCAGGACGTGGTGCTGCAAGCCGATGCCGTGTCCTTGGCGCAACGCGTGCGCCTGGCCGCACAGCGCAAGCAGGTCGAGGTGGAGGCGCGCAAGGCCTACGCCACCGACCTCGGCACCGGCCTGCCCAACCGCCAGCAGCTGATCGAACACATGAGCCAGCTGCTGGCCTTGCGCGAGCGCGAGCCCAAGCCGGTGAGCGTGCTGGCCTTCCGCATCGAGGGCCTGCAGGGCGTGGAAAGCGGGCACGGGGTGGAGTCGGCGAACGTGGTGCGCCGCAAGATCGCGGTGCGCCTGCGTGCCGGTGTGCGCGCGAGCGACGTGGTCGCCTCGCTCGGCGGTGATGTGTTTGCGGTTCTGCTGCCGTCCACCGAGTCGGCGACCGACGCCGAATACGTGGTGCAGAAGCTGCTGCGCTCGCTGCGCGACCCCTTCAAGATCGCCGGCAGCGAGGTGCCGATCACGGCACACGTCGGCGTGGCCCAGTATCCGGACGACGGCAAACAGCCCGAGCCGCTGCTGCGGCATGCGTCGACCGGCGCCTTGCTCGGCGCCTACGGCATGCAGGATTCGGCGAACGACGGTCCCGTCACTTGA
- a CDS encoding NAD-dependent succinate-semialdehyde dehydrogenase: protein MDTRASPLAQLADQSLLKSNALLNGEWVGGSRRFDVVDPATGQKLVDVANLGTIETRQALDAANAAWPLWRSKTAKERATILMKWFHLLHQHADDLARIMTAEQGKPLAEARGEVTYGASFIEWFAEEARRVYGETVPTTDNNKRYLVIKQSMGVCAAITPWNFPIAMITRKVAPALAAGCPVVIKPAEQTPLSALAVAELAQRAGMPAGVLNVITADGANSIEVGKVLCASDIVRHLSFTGSTEVGRILAAQCAPTIKKLSLELGGNAPFIVFDDADLDSAAEGALASKYRNAGQTCVCANRLYVQEGVYDAFVQKLTEKARSIKVGNGFEPGVTQGPLIDDAAIAKVEKHVADATAKGGKVLTGGKKIGDRFYEPTVIANATSDMLCAREETFGPVAPVFRFKTEAEAIAAANNTEFGLASYFYSRDVGRIFRVGEALEYGMVGINTGLISTAEVPFGGVKQSGLGREGSHHGIDDYVEIKYLCLGDILK, encoded by the coding sequence ATGGACACTCGCGCCTCGCCCCTCGCCCAACTGGCCGACCAGAGCCTGCTCAAGAGCAACGCCCTGCTCAACGGCGAATGGGTCGGCGGCAGCCGCCGATTCGACGTGGTCGACCCGGCCACCGGGCAGAAGCTGGTCGACGTGGCCAACCTGGGCACGATCGAGACCCGCCAGGCGCTGGACGCAGCCAACGCCGCCTGGCCGCTCTGGCGCAGCAAGACCGCCAAGGAGCGGGCCACCATCCTGATGAAGTGGTTCCACCTGCTGCACCAGCATGCCGACGACCTGGCCCGCATCATGACGGCCGAGCAGGGCAAGCCGCTGGCCGAAGCCAGGGGTGAGGTGACCTACGGCGCAAGCTTCATCGAGTGGTTTGCCGAAGAGGCCCGGCGCGTCTATGGCGAGACGGTGCCCACCACCGACAACAACAAGCGCTACCTCGTCATCAAGCAGAGCATGGGCGTGTGCGCGGCCATCACGCCGTGGAACTTCCCCATCGCGATGATCACGCGCAAGGTGGCGCCGGCACTCGCCGCCGGCTGCCCGGTCGTCATCAAGCCGGCCGAGCAGACACCGCTGTCGGCACTGGCCGTGGCCGAGCTGGCACAGCGCGCCGGCATGCCGGCGGGTGTGCTCAACGTGATCACGGCCGACGGCGCGAACTCCATCGAGGTCGGCAAGGTGCTGTGCGCAAGCGACATCGTGCGCCATCTGTCCTTCACCGGCTCGACGGAGGTCGGCCGCATCCTCGCGGCGCAATGTGCGCCGACGATCAAGAAACTCTCACTCGAATTGGGCGGCAACGCGCCCTTCATCGTATTCGACGATGCCGACCTCGACAGCGCCGCCGAAGGGGCGCTTGCGAGCAAGTACCGCAACGCCGGCCAGACCTGCGTCTGCGCCAACCGGCTCTACGTGCAGGAGGGCGTGTACGACGCCTTCGTGCAGAAGCTCACCGAGAAGGCCCGCTCGATCAAGGTCGGCAACGGCTTCGAGCCCGGCGTGACACAAGGCCCGCTGATCGACGATGCGGCCATCGCCAAAGTCGAGAAGCACGTGGCCGACGCCACCGCCAAGGGCGGCAAGGTGCTCACCGGCGGCAAGAAGATCGGCGACCGCTTCTACGAGCCCACGGTGATCGCCAACGCGACGAGCGACATGCTCTGCGCCCGCGAAGAAACCTTCGGCCCGGTGGCGCCGGTTTTCCGCTTCAAGACCGAAGCCGAGGCGATCGCCGCGGCGAACAACACCGAGTTCGGCCTGGCGAGCTACTTCTACAGCCGCGACGTGGGCCGCATCTTCCGCGTGGGCGAAGCGCTGGAGTACGGCATGGTCGGCATCAACACCGGCTTGATCTCGACCGCCGAAGTGCCCTTCGGAGGGGTGAAGCAGTCAGGCCTGGGCCGGGAGGGCTCGCACCACGGTATCGACGACTACGTCGAGATCAAGTACCTCTGCCTCGGCGACATCCTCAAGTGA